A window of the Thalassoglobus sp. JC818 genome harbors these coding sequences:
- a CDS encoding DUF1549 and DUF1553 domain-containing protein: MPTYTRHPLKMVFVACCLLLFSEQLCSAQTASVDFQNDIQPILTRFGCTSGPCHGKARGQGGFQLSLLGFDSNFDYDAITKDGRGRRVFPAAPDESLLLLKPTGQVPHGGGKRLAVDQPEYVTLKTWIQQGMPRSVPEAPSLTNITTTPNALVMANEETHSLTVTAHFDDGSTRDVTRLSAFQSNEAPIASVDEEGLIEAGSITGGATIMARYQGQIAVCEITIPRPDPVASEVFDALPRFNFIDDHIWNKLQKLNVTPSDLCSDHVYLRRVTTDLCGRIPTPEEVQEFLNDSSPDKRQAVVDRLLQEPEFADHWANKWMDLLRPNPYRVGIKAVFNYDRWIRERFHERMPWDQLTRELIAARGSTFRNGAVTLYRDRRSPDEVATLVSQLFLGVRLECAKCHHHPFEKWGQDDFYSFAAFFAKVGRKGRGVSPPISGSEEFIFADKSGSVRHPISGEVLPPRSLWDNVTVPEDCNDPREILADWITSPENELFAQVFANRVWADLMGRGLVEPVDDFRATNPASNQALLTALGEHFRDNDYSLAELVRAITSSAAYQLSSIPNEQNVEDTRNYSRHYRHRLRAEVLHDAYTTITGIPSDFECMPPDSSAKQLWTHRIDSLFLDTFGRPDPNQDPPCERTTDSTVVQALHLMNSEQLHTRLVHKHGTAAQLAESEASPQEICNSIYQTIYSREPTEAESQLVVELINQAPEERRTVIEDIMWTMLNTPEFVIQN, from the coding sequence ATGCCCACCTACACACGCCATCCATTGAAAATGGTTTTCGTAGCCTGCTGCCTGTTGCTGTTCTCTGAGCAGCTCTGCAGTGCTCAAACAGCCTCTGTTGATTTCCAGAATGATATTCAACCGATTCTGACGCGGTTCGGCTGCACATCCGGTCCCTGCCACGGGAAGGCCCGCGGTCAGGGAGGGTTTCAACTTTCTCTGCTCGGATTCGATTCCAATTTTGACTACGACGCCATCACCAAAGATGGTCGAGGTCGAAGAGTTTTCCCAGCTGCTCCCGACGAAAGCCTTCTTCTCCTGAAGCCGACAGGTCAGGTTCCGCACGGAGGAGGCAAGCGACTCGCAGTCGATCAACCTGAGTACGTCACTCTTAAAACCTGGATTCAACAAGGAATGCCGCGCAGTGTTCCTGAAGCTCCCTCGCTGACGAACATCACGACGACACCGAACGCGTTGGTGATGGCCAATGAAGAGACTCATTCGTTGACCGTGACAGCCCACTTCGATGACGGGTCCACCCGCGATGTCACTCGACTCTCAGCGTTTCAGTCGAACGAAGCTCCGATTGCATCGGTTGATGAGGAAGGTCTCATCGAAGCTGGTTCAATCACCGGCGGTGCCACAATCATGGCACGTTATCAGGGACAGATCGCCGTTTGCGAAATCACGATCCCTCGTCCAGACCCCGTCGCCAGCGAAGTCTTCGACGCCCTTCCCCGATTTAACTTCATCGATGACCACATCTGGAACAAGTTGCAAAAGCTGAACGTCACTCCATCCGATCTCTGTTCCGATCACGTCTACCTGAGACGAGTCACAACTGATCTTTGTGGCCGTATTCCAACGCCGGAAGAAGTTCAGGAGTTTCTCAACGATTCATCGCCCGACAAACGACAAGCTGTCGTCGATCGGTTGCTGCAGGAACCTGAATTCGCGGATCACTGGGCGAACAAATGGATGGACCTTCTGCGTCCCAATCCCTATCGCGTTGGGATCAAAGCAGTCTTCAACTACGACCGCTGGATTCGCGAACGATTTCACGAGCGCATGCCTTGGGATCAGCTTACTCGCGAGTTGATCGCAGCCCGGGGAAGCACGTTCCGAAATGGGGCAGTCACTCTCTATCGAGATCGAAGAAGTCCCGATGAAGTCGCGACACTTGTGAGCCAACTCTTCCTTGGAGTGCGACTCGAATGTGCGAAATGTCATCATCACCCCTTCGAAAAGTGGGGACAGGATGACTTCTACAGCTTCGCAGCTTTCTTCGCCAAAGTTGGAAGAAAAGGGCGCGGAGTCTCACCTCCCATTTCGGGAAGTGAAGAGTTCATTTTCGCAGACAAATCCGGTTCCGTCAGGCACCCGATCTCCGGGGAAGTTCTTCCACCACGATCGCTTTGGGACAACGTCACGGTTCCCGAAGACTGCAACGACCCCAGAGAAATTCTGGCTGATTGGATCACTTCGCCTGAAAACGAACTCTTCGCTCAAGTCTTCGCCAATCGAGTCTGGGCAGACCTCATGGGCCGCGGTCTCGTCGAACCGGTCGATGATTTTCGAGCCACGAACCCAGCTTCAAACCAAGCTTTGCTGACCGCATTGGGAGAACACTTTCGCGACAACGATTACTCACTGGCAGAGCTCGTCCGGGCCATCACTTCGTCAGCCGCGTACCAACTCAGCTCGATCCCGAATGAACAGAACGTTGAGGATACTCGAAACTATTCAAGGCACTACCGTCACCGCTTAAGAGCCGAAGTCCTGCACGACGCCTACACAACAATCACAGGAATTCCGTCAGACTTTGAGTGCATGCCGCCCGACTCATCGGCCAAGCAGCTCTGGACACATCGGATTGACTCCCTCTTTCTCGATACGTTTGGTCGTCCGGATCCCAACCAGGATCCACCCTGCGAACGTACGACGGACTCTACAGTGGTCCAGGCACTGCATTTGATGAACTCCGAACAGCTGCATACACGACTGGTCCACAAGCATGGGACAGCCGCTCAACTTGCGGAATCAGAAGCTTCACCGCAGGAAATCTGCAACTCGATTTATCAAACGATCTATAGCAGAGAACCAACCGAGGCCGAATCACAACTCGTCGTCGAACTCATTAATCAAGCACCTGAAGAACGCCGAACAGTCATCGAAGACATCATGTGGACCATGTTGAACACCCCGGAATTTGTCATTCAAAATTAA
- a CDS encoding DUF1328 domain-containing protein — MLSWAITFLIIALVAGLLGFGVVGGVAYTAAKICFFVFLILFVVALVSGRRTTV, encoded by the coding sequence ATGTTGAGCTGGGCAATTACATTTCTGATTATCGCATTGGTCGCTGGTTTGCTTGGATTTGGAGTAGTCGGTGGAGTCGCCTACACCGCTGCGAAGATCTGCTTCTTCGTATTCCTCATTCTGTTCGTTGTCGCATTGGTGAGTGGTCGCCGCACGACCGTATAA
- a CDS encoding sigma-54 dependent transcriptional regulator gives MARIAAIDDDRSVLILIQRGLEKAGHSLIFANTGEEGISLVKEYEPDVVLLDLVLREGSGLNVFRDLQGVDPHVPVIFMTGEADSETAIEAMQMGAYDYIAKPLNLPELEELVDQASRTRQLMSVPVALGVAEETSQSRDLMVGRSPQMLDVFKAIGRVSSQNVPILVTGESGTGKELVARAIFQHSDRSNRPFVEVNCAALPDALLESELFGHEKGAFTGADKRRIGKFEQCDGGTIFLDEIGDMAPVVQAKVLRLLQEQRFERVGGNEILQTNVRIVAATNRDLEKMVEEGEFRSDLLYRLNGVTIHLPPLRDRGDDVKLLLRHFLTEAIQELGFSTIEGISADALQHLLDYSWPGNIRELRSVIRQAVLNSTGTVIAPAFLPSFVRGGEPVAKTNEKGDPGVDLEGFVSRRLKGDSTNLYAESLEMMERYLMTRVLQETGGNQSRAAEILGITRGKIRDRIANFGINVSKNVTMETDEESQS, from the coding sequence ATGGCCCGGATTGCTGCGATTGACGACGACCGATCGGTTTTGATTCTGATTCAACGCGGATTGGAAAAAGCTGGTCACAGTCTGATTTTTGCCAATACAGGTGAGGAAGGAATCTCTCTTGTCAAAGAGTATGAACCGGATGTCGTACTTCTCGACCTGGTTCTGCGGGAAGGATCAGGTCTCAACGTCTTCCGTGATCTACAGGGAGTCGACCCCCATGTTCCGGTCATCTTTATGACCGGCGAGGCTGACAGCGAGACAGCCATCGAAGCGATGCAGATGGGGGCTTACGATTACATTGCCAAACCTCTGAATCTTCCAGAACTTGAGGAGCTTGTTGATCAGGCATCCCGCACTCGGCAGTTGATGAGTGTTCCCGTCGCTTTGGGAGTTGCAGAAGAGACTTCTCAAAGCCGCGATCTCATGGTCGGCCGCAGCCCTCAAATGCTGGACGTATTCAAAGCAATCGGGCGCGTTTCTAGCCAGAATGTTCCGATTCTGGTGACAGGCGAAAGCGGAACCGGCAAAGAACTGGTCGCACGCGCCATCTTTCAGCACAGCGACCGATCGAACCGTCCGTTCGTCGAGGTCAACTGTGCTGCTCTTCCGGATGCACTTCTGGAAAGCGAACTCTTCGGCCACGAAAAGGGAGCCTTCACCGGTGCGGACAAACGGCGAATCGGAAAGTTCGAACAGTGTGACGGCGGGACGATTTTTCTCGATGAAATTGGCGACATGGCGCCCGTCGTTCAAGCCAAGGTTTTGAGACTGTTGCAGGAACAGCGATTCGAGCGTGTCGGAGGAAATGAGATTCTCCAAACCAACGTCAGGATCGTCGCTGCGACGAATCGTGATCTGGAAAAAATGGTCGAGGAAGGGGAATTTCGATCCGATCTGCTCTATCGACTAAACGGAGTCACGATTCACCTCCCGCCTCTGCGAGATCGCGGAGATGACGTCAAACTGCTGTTGAGGCATTTTCTGACAGAAGCGATCCAGGAACTCGGTTTCTCAACAATCGAGGGAATTTCTGCGGACGCCTTGCAACATCTGCTCGATTACTCCTGGCCCGGGAACATCCGGGAATTGCGTTCGGTGATCCGTCAGGCAGTTCTGAATTCAACCGGCACCGTGATTGCACCGGCGTTTCTTCCTTCGTTCGTTCGCGGGGGTGAACCCGTGGCGAAGACCAACGAGAAGGGAGATCCAGGCGTCGATCTGGAAGGGTTCGTCAGTCGACGGCTCAAAGGTGATTCGACGAATCTCTATGCTGAGTCGCTGGAGATGATGGAACGATATCTCATGACTCGCGTGTTACAAGAAACCGGAGGAAATCAGTCCCGCGCTGCCGAAATTCTGGGAATCACACGCGGAAAGATTCGAGATCGAATTGCCAACTTCGGAATCAATGTCTCAAAAAATGTCACCATGGAAACAGATGAAGAGAGTCAGTCGTAA
- a CDS encoding PAS domain S-box protein — translation MRQDWLQPFLEQTLDAIIVVDRNGSVLEWSGQAKAMFGWSSEEAVGRKMAELIIPKADRQAHWVGLKTYNESGFGPVINRRTHLKALTKDQRIIEVELTVVPVRVGDKELFIGTVRDRTHSPDGSSSEPAGEPKKAADLMSSGDVIFTAKSEEDSRAIEGVFQDCLKSILDSINWPVAVGLTLDTLGRLLPESSVWYSPQSDLQTQFDSNGIDSAERVPSENPNGRKPVWSNQEAASKQFPFSKVHCPPMQTVLTLPVIADGHLAAYVQCYHWDEIPEDARLISNVRNELKPLQELLERRRWQELKSYLAAIVESSNDAIIGKDRFGTIVSWNQGAERVYGYTEREAIGKTVQLILPEGTLEEEEEIQDVVQSGRRLASFETVRKHKNGSLLDISLSISPVRDSHGRLIGSATIERDITPLKRTIRELYDREEKLRLLMEASGEAIYGIDPDGRCTFANRACARVFGFESAEELLGEKVHQLVHHSYDDGRHYPQELCPINQTLMYGKSVHVSNEVFWRKDKTSFPVEYWASPVRRGTNVVGAVVVFEDATDRIQAERTRAELAAIVESSADAIIGKALDGTIKSWNQGASQLYGYEADEVIGQNYTALLCAEDEQMPKPVDVSERDWNVSTFEVTRIDRDGNQIEVGITESGILSSEGRLIGTASIERDISSRKRRETELEEARHAAEVANKTKSEFVANISHELRTPMNAVLGMLRIVLEEPLPQALRDYLGTAKDSAETLLLILDDLLDFSRMEAGRFELDPEPFRLRETVENTVKTLANRAHQKGLELTFDVEGSVPDRLEGDGFRLRQVLVNLTGNAIKFTDHGEVVVTVSSNMIDDETVQIEFTVADTGVGIPEEDLERIFEPFTQVDSSITRSRTGSGLGLSICRELIQKMGGEIGVTSEVGKGTLFRFTSQFRVISVVEESFDTTHLSGHRAIVIDDNQTNLRVVSKRLSDWGMEVSATGSQEEAEDIWKSISESTTPSVAIVDSADNGTSSLDLITQARDYGVTCPFILMVSPRNRLFLERLTRRFDICSLIEKPVTGSDLFDAIMGVLNGESVERKVADPKAPLKAARSLNLLVAEDTPANQKVVRAIFERRGHKISVVENGREALEAVKQEKFDAVLMDVQMPEMDGLQATGLIRELDAPLGKIPIIAMTAHARREDRRRCLAAGMSGYVSKPIQAFKLIRLVERLVNDQERSYPGSTSATASSPAEKSDEESTESSKMNDVPMFNLSIALERMGGDREILDEMIKAFLEDAPILLEEVYAAHSEENWTNLRRGAHSLKGLAANFEALPVVESAQVVEQSAKDNDSSNLDQQIRALTRDLEELIAALKEEQAKDA, via the coding sequence ATGCGGCAGGATTGGCTCCAGCCATTTTTAGAGCAAACTCTTGATGCCATTATCGTGGTGGACCGCAACGGATCCGTTCTGGAATGGTCCGGACAAGCCAAAGCAATGTTTGGCTGGAGCAGCGAGGAAGCCGTCGGCCGCAAGATGGCTGAGTTGATTATCCCCAAGGCGGATCGCCAGGCTCATTGGGTGGGGCTCAAGACCTACAATGAATCGGGTTTCGGTCCGGTCATCAATCGACGTACTCATCTGAAAGCGCTCACGAAGGATCAACGGATCATCGAGGTCGAGTTGACCGTGGTTCCTGTTCGAGTCGGGGACAAGGAACTCTTCATCGGCACGGTGCGCGATCGGACTCATTCACCTGACGGATCGAGTAGCGAACCGGCTGGTGAGCCGAAGAAGGCTGCCGATTTGATGTCTTCCGGCGATGTGATCTTTACAGCGAAATCCGAAGAAGACTCGCGGGCCATCGAGGGAGTCTTTCAAGATTGTTTGAAGTCGATCCTCGACTCGATTAACTGGCCAGTCGCAGTTGGTTTGACTCTCGATACCCTCGGCCGACTGCTTCCAGAGTCGTCTGTCTGGTACAGCCCGCAATCCGATCTCCAGACTCAATTCGATTCAAACGGAATCGATTCTGCGGAACGAGTTCCGTCAGAGAATCCTAACGGTCGAAAGCCTGTCTGGAGCAATCAGGAAGCTGCCAGCAAGCAATTTCCGTTCTCCAAAGTCCATTGCCCTCCGATGCAGACAGTGCTGACTTTGCCTGTCATCGCAGATGGTCACCTGGCTGCCTACGTTCAGTGTTATCACTGGGACGAAATTCCCGAAGATGCTCGTCTGATTTCGAACGTCCGGAACGAGCTGAAACCGCTTCAGGAACTCTTGGAGCGAAGGCGCTGGCAGGAATTGAAGTCCTACCTCGCTGCGATTGTGGAATCGTCGAACGATGCCATTATCGGAAAGGATCGCTTCGGGACGATCGTCAGTTGGAATCAAGGTGCGGAGCGGGTTTACGGATATACAGAGCGAGAAGCGATCGGAAAAACGGTTCAGCTCATCTTGCCTGAAGGAACACTTGAGGAAGAAGAGGAAATTCAAGATGTCGTTCAGTCTGGGCGAAGACTGGCATCTTTTGAGACGGTTCGAAAACATAAGAACGGAAGTCTGCTCGACATCTCTCTTTCGATTTCTCCCGTCCGTGATTCGCACGGTCGATTGATTGGGTCAGCCACGATCGAGCGCGATATCACACCACTCAAGCGCACGATTCGGGAACTCTACGATCGCGAAGAGAAGCTGCGCCTGCTCATGGAAGCTTCCGGCGAGGCAATCTATGGGATCGATCCAGACGGCCGATGTACGTTTGCGAATCGAGCCTGCGCGCGTGTCTTTGGATTCGAATCCGCGGAAGAGTTGCTGGGAGAAAAAGTACATCAACTGGTCCATCACTCCTACGACGATGGGCGCCACTATCCGCAGGAACTCTGCCCTATCAATCAAACGTTGATGTACGGCAAGAGTGTTCACGTCAGCAACGAAGTCTTCTGGCGGAAAGACAAAACATCTTTCCCCGTTGAGTATTGGGCTTCTCCGGTGCGGCGCGGGACAAACGTCGTGGGGGCGGTCGTGGTGTTTGAAGACGCCACCGATCGTATTCAGGCAGAGCGAACGCGTGCTGAACTGGCTGCCATTGTCGAATCATCGGCTGATGCGATTATCGGCAAAGCTCTCGACGGGACGATCAAGAGTTGGAATCAGGGAGCGTCTCAGCTTTACGGCTATGAAGCCGATGAAGTGATCGGGCAAAACTATACTGCTCTGCTCTGTGCGGAAGACGAGCAGATGCCGAAACCAGTCGACGTGAGCGAGCGGGATTGGAATGTCAGCACTTTCGAAGTGACCCGCATTGATCGCGATGGAAATCAAATCGAAGTCGGGATTACAGAATCGGGAATTCTGAGTTCGGAAGGTCGACTCATTGGAACAGCTTCGATCGAGCGAGACATCTCTTCTCGAAAGCGACGAGAAACGGAACTGGAAGAAGCGCGCCACGCTGCTGAGGTCGCCAATAAAACTAAGTCGGAGTTCGTGGCCAACATCAGTCATGAACTGCGAACTCCCATGAATGCCGTGCTGGGAATGCTGCGCATTGTTCTCGAAGAACCGTTGCCGCAGGCGCTGCGTGACTATCTCGGGACAGCTAAAGATTCTGCGGAAACATTGCTTTTGATTCTCGATGACTTGCTCGACTTCTCCCGCATGGAAGCGGGGAGATTCGAACTCGATCCAGAGCCGTTTCGCCTTCGAGAGACCGTTGAAAATACCGTCAAGACATTGGCCAACCGGGCACATCAGAAAGGCCTGGAGCTGACATTTGATGTCGAGGGCTCTGTCCCGGACCGCCTCGAAGGAGACGGCTTCCGCTTGCGACAAGTTCTCGTCAACCTGACCGGAAACGCGATCAAATTCACAGACCACGGGGAAGTCGTTGTCACGGTCTCATCCAATATGATCGACGACGAAACCGTTCAGATTGAATTCACGGTCGCTGACACTGGAGTCGGAATTCCAGAAGAAGACCTCGAGCGAATTTTCGAGCCGTTCACACAGGTCGATTCTTCGATCACGCGCAGCCGCACGGGGTCGGGACTCGGACTCTCAATCTGCCGGGAACTGATTCAAAAAATGGGCGGCGAGATTGGTGTGACCAGCGAGGTGGGCAAAGGAACTTTGTTCCGCTTCACGTCACAATTCCGAGTGATCTCAGTCGTCGAAGAGTCATTCGACACGACCCATCTGAGCGGACACCGAGCGATTGTCATCGACGACAATCAAACAAATCTCCGAGTCGTTTCAAAACGTCTGTCCGACTGGGGAATGGAAGTCAGCGCGACGGGAAGTCAGGAAGAAGCGGAGGACATCTGGAAATCGATTTCGGAGTCAACGACTCCCTCGGTCGCCATTGTCGACTCAGCAGATAACGGGACTTCCAGCCTGGATTTGATCACTCAAGCCCGAGACTACGGCGTAACCTGCCCGTTCATTCTGATGGTCTCACCGAGGAATCGCCTCTTTCTCGAGCGGTTGACGAGACGATTCGACATTTGCAGCCTCATTGAAAAACCGGTGACGGGATCAGACCTGTTCGATGCCATCATGGGAGTTCTGAACGGCGAAAGCGTCGAAAGAAAAGTTGCTGATCCAAAGGCACCTCTCAAAGCAGCCCGGTCGCTCAACCTGCTCGTGGCTGAAGACACGCCGGCGAACCAGAAAGTTGTCCGAGCAATTTTTGAACGTCGCGGCCACAAGATTTCGGTCGTCGAAAATGGGCGAGAAGCCCTTGAGGCCGTCAAACAGGAAAAGTTCGACGCTGTTCTGATGGATGTACAGATGCCAGAGATGGACGGTCTTCAAGCAACTGGACTGATCCGCGAGCTGGATGCCCCACTCGGGAAGATTCCCATCATTGCAATGACAGCACATGCGCGGCGGGAAGATCGCCGAAGATGTCTCGCAGCTGGGATGTCAGGATATGTTTCAAAGCCAATTCAAGCGTTTAAGCTCATTCGACTCGTTGAACGACTGGTCAATGACCAGGAAAGGTCATACCCGGGTTCTACTTCTGCTACGGCCTCATCGCCAGCGGAGAAGTCGGATGAGGAGTCAACTGAAAGTAGCAAGATGAATGATGTTCCGATGTTCAACCTGTCGATCGCTTTGGAACGCATGGGGGGAGATCGCGAAATCCTGGATGAGATGATCAAAGCCTTCCTTGAAGATGCTCCAATCCTTCTAGAAGAGGTCTATGCTGCCCACTCAGAAGAAAACTGGACCAACCTGCGACGGGGAGCCCACAGCCTGAAAGGACTAGCTGCCAACTTTGAGGCACTCCCAGTCGTGGAGTCTGCACAAGTCGTTGAACAATCAGCGAAAGACAATGACAGCTCAAACCTTGATCAGCAGATTCGAGCACTCACTCGAGATCTCGAAGAACTGATCGCTGCTCTGAAAGAAGAGCAAGCAAAAGACGCGTGA
- a CDS encoding YqaE/Pmp3 family membrane protein → MTVSTSPTLTPFDLVRLFFSLLLPPVGVFLQVGIGLQFWLNILLTILGYFPGVLHAAWVIATR, encoded by the coding sequence ATGACAGTTTCAACATCACCCACACTGACCCCTTTTGATCTCGTGAGGCTGTTCTTTTCACTCTTGCTGCCTCCAGTCGGAGTGTTTCTGCAAGTCGGAATTGGACTTCAGTTCTGGCTGAACATCCTGCTCACGATCCTCGGATACTTTCCAGGCGTCTTGCACGCTGCCTGGGTGATCGCCACACGCTAA
- a CDS encoding exopolysaccharide biosynthesis protein, whose protein sequence is MTTSAEKSKESDTKKSDALIDVVDDAYENVEGDTTKVGDLMDAISSRGFGPLLLAPSLISISPLGGIPGVSIVTGSLIVLIAVQMLFRSDHPWIPKRLEEFSIPTDRVKKSIEKYRPWLTWGNRWVHQRLKILSVGAMHYVLATLMILLGLSYFPLALVPFGVFLPALANTLLSLGITARDGALIIAGMSVSIASFTVLIWTA, encoded by the coding sequence ATGACCACCTCTGCCGAAAAGTCAAAAGAGTCAGATACGAAAAAGTCGGACGCATTGATCGACGTGGTGGACGATGCTTACGAGAATGTCGAGGGAGACACGACGAAGGTGGGCGATCTGATGGATGCGATTAGCAGCCGCGGATTTGGTCCGTTGCTTCTCGCTCCTTCACTCATTTCGATTTCTCCGCTGGGCGGAATCCCCGGAGTTTCGATCGTGACTGGATCGCTGATCGTGCTGATTGCGGTCCAAATGCTGTTCCGCTCCGACCATCCATGGATTCCGAAACGGTTGGAAGAGTTCTCAATCCCCACGGATCGAGTCAAGAAGTCGATTGAGAAATACCGCCCCTGGCTGACCTGGGGTAACCGCTGGGTGCATCAACGCCTGAAGATTCTGTCGGTGGGAGCGATGCATTATGTGCTCGCAACGCTAATGATTCTCCTGGGACTCTCCTACTTTCCGCTTGCTCTCGTCCCCTTCGGAGTTTTTCTGCCAGCGCTCGCGAACACTCTTCTTTCGTTGGGAATCACAGCTAGAGATGGGGCTTTGATCATCGCTGGCATGTCTGTCTCAATCGCCAGCTTTACGGTGTTAATCTGGACAGCTTAG
- a CDS encoding DUF1328 family protein, whose amino-acid sequence MLSWAISFLILALIAGLLGFTSVAGFSISAAKILFFVFLILLVVSLVLGRRPVA is encoded by the coding sequence ATGTTATCTTGGGCAATTTCCTTTCTGATTCTCGCGTTGATTGCAGGTCTACTTGGCTTTACATCAGTCGCTGGTTTCTCGATCTCAGCTGCGAAAATTCTGTTCTTCGTCTTTCTCATTCTGCTCGTCGTGAGCCTCGTTCTTGGCCGTCGTCCAGTTGCCTGA
- a CDS encoding PH domain-containing protein, whose amino-acid sequence MPVPTEEVTEVSYRCPNCEALINVADEFVGQTVDCPRCSVPFEAKAPVAQPILKTDITNSEADYTIETPTDDETVLETAHPALFRKHPLQLLTMIAVGGAALVAIVTSIADGSWSFAMGAGVVLLLIAGYAGYMWVQILATSLTVTNKRTRLRHGIIAKKTSEVQHDDVRNLQVDQNILERFLGIGDLAISSSGQDDLEIIAVAIPQPNSMAELIRRMQ is encoded by the coding sequence ATGCCTGTGCCAACTGAAGAAGTGACTGAAGTTTCCTATCGCTGTCCGAACTGCGAAGCGCTGATCAATGTCGCAGATGAATTCGTTGGTCAGACCGTCGATTGTCCTCGATGCTCCGTTCCATTTGAAGCTAAAGCTCCGGTCGCTCAACCAATTTTGAAGACGGACATCACGAATTCCGAAGCCGACTACACCATCGAAACTCCGACGGATGATGAGACGGTTCTCGAGACAGCCCATCCCGCGTTGTTCCGTAAGCATCCTCTGCAGTTGCTCACGATGATTGCCGTTGGAGGAGCTGCGCTGGTCGCCATTGTGACCAGCATCGCCGACGGAAGCTGGAGTTTTGCGATGGGTGCGGGAGTCGTCCTGTTACTCATTGCAGGTTACGCCGGATACATGTGGGTCCAGATTCTCGCAACAAGTTTAACAGTTACGAACAAACGGACCCGACTGCGACACGGCATTATCGCGAAGAAGACTTCTGAGGTGCAACATGATGATGTGCGAAACCTCCAGGTTGATCAAAACATCCTTGAACGGTTCCTTGGTATTGGCGATTTGGCGATTTCAAGTTCCGGTCAGGACGATTTAGAGATCATCGCCGTCGCGATCCCTCAGCCGAATTCCATGGCCGAGTTGATTCGCCGGATGCAGTAA
- a CDS encoding YtxH domain-containing protein: MKSLMTLLTIVCTGLMLAGCETSDVESHSDAIQDSAEETADDIKDAAEDLGEDVQDSAEDVADKAEDAVD, encoded by the coding sequence ATGAAAAGCCTGATGACACTACTGACGATCGTTTGCACCGGATTGATGCTGGCAGGATGCGAAACAAGTGATGTTGAAAGTCACAGCGACGCCATTCAGGATTCTGCAGAAGAAACCGCGGACGACATCAAAGATGCTGCCGAGGATCTCGGAGAAGATGTTCAGGACAGCGCAGAAGATGTTGCTGATAAAGCAGAAGACGCCGTCGACTAA
- a CDS encoding PRC-barrel domain-containing protein has translation MKTHLMATAVALCGMVSFAGAEDSQNLLVTSNKIVGASIYNANDEAVASIDTVVLNKKGEPQFVVADVGGVAGIGGTHAAIPWKALNCECTMEDGERQCRATISMTQERLAKAPQLKTEKYTELSDQEWLKTNAEFYSTEAPQAVSKPQDLICVATVTDADIQGSTQESVGHLDAIIFDMKSGKAAYGVIGDGGTVGLNEKYTAVPFKALNFHQKNEETHVSINATPQEIEEAPVVTPSNYPELELASVRDRLNESFNSAK, from the coding sequence ATGAAGACTCACTTAATGGCGACAGCAGTTGCTCTGTGCGGAATGGTTTCGTTTGCGGGCGCTGAAGACAGCCAGAATCTGCTCGTCACATCAAACAAAATTGTCGGAGCCAGCATTTACAACGCCAACGATGAGGCGGTTGCCAGCATCGATACAGTTGTTCTGAACAAAAAGGGTGAACCACAGTTCGTGGTCGCTGACGTCGGCGGTGTCGCAGGCATCGGCGGTACTCACGCTGCCATCCCTTGGAAAGCACTTAATTGTGAGTGCACCATGGAAGACGGCGAACGGCAATGTCGTGCTACGATCTCGATGACTCAAGAGCGACTGGCGAAAGCCCCTCAGTTGAAAACTGAAAAGTACACTGAGTTGAGCGACCAGGAATGGTTGAAGACCAACGCCGAGTTTTACTCGACTGAAGCTCCTCAGGCAGTTTCGAAGCCACAAGATCTCATCTGTGTTGCGACAGTCACAGACGCTGACATCCAGGGGTCAACTCAGGAATCCGTTGGTCATCTTGATGCGATCATCTTCGATATGAAATCAGGGAAAGCTGCATACGGAGTGATTGGTGACGGTGGAACAGTTGGACTGAATGAGAAGTACACTGCAGTTCCATTCAAAGCGTTGAACTTCCATCAGAAGAATGAAGAAACTCACGTTTCGATCAACGCGACTCCACAGGAAATCGAAGAAGCTCCAGTTGTGACTCCTTCGAACTATCCAGAACTCGAATTGGCTTCAGTTCGCGATCGTCTGAACGAATCTTTCAATTCAGCGAAATAA